The Thermoclostridium stercorarium subsp. stercorarium DSM 8532 genome contains a region encoding:
- a CDS encoding S1C family serine protease: protein MGEFNNNYYDNNNSYSYQGYSSNDHQNTSSYYSYYGSYNSYSQNQSQNYDDLKTSSFYSESYEKPRKGKIREMLVPMIIVALISSVIGGAVVGAWFQFGAPAVVQNNQSSGNSQTGVQQIKQVEIVGSYESPATAIAEKVSPSIVGIKVTYWVSNYWFGAQQNSGSGSGIIIRSDGYILTNNHVIEDAISSGNEIAKGASIEVILPNQPDESYEAKVVGRDEKTDIAVLKIELSELPAAEIGNSDELKVGELAIAIGNPAGLEFMGSVTQGIISGLNREIQVGNGKTLKVIQTDAAINPGNSGGALVNSKGQVIGVNTVKISGSEYEGLGFAIPINTAMEIANSLISDGYVKGRPQLGVSIDTRFTEELAKSYNVPVGLLVADVSPLSAAYNAGIKAGDIIVEFNGVPVKTFSELENEKNKYKAGDTVTLRIYRIKNTNARGQYDGEYLDIQVTLGEDKGN from the coding sequence ATGGGTGAATTTAATAACAATTATTATGATAATAATAATTCATACTCATACCAGGGTTATTCGTCAAATGACCATCAAAATACAAGCTCTTACTACAGCTATTATGGATCATATAATTCATATAGTCAGAACCAGAGTCAGAATTATGATGATCTGAAAACATCCTCTTTTTATTCTGAAAGCTATGAGAAACCGCGCAAGGGTAAAATACGCGAAATGCTTGTTCCAATGATAATTGTCGCTCTTATAAGCTCTGTTATCGGAGGCGCAGTGGTCGGGGCATGGTTCCAGTTCGGTGCTCCTGCCGTGGTTCAGAATAACCAGTCGTCAGGAAACTCTCAGACAGGAGTGCAGCAGATTAAGCAGGTGGAGATTGTCGGCAGTTATGAATCTCCCGCAACCGCCATTGCAGAAAAAGTAAGCCCTTCAATAGTAGGTATTAAGGTAACGTACTGGGTAAGCAATTATTGGTTTGGCGCACAGCAGAACAGCGGTTCAGGTTCTGGCATTATTATCAGAAGTGACGGGTACATTCTTACGAACAACCACGTTATTGAAGATGCAATCAGCTCAGGCAACGAGATTGCAAAAGGGGCTTCAATCGAGGTTATTCTTCCAAACCAGCCTGACGAGTCCTATGAGGCCAAAGTTGTCGGAAGGGACGAAAAAACCGATATTGCAGTGCTGAAAATAGAGCTGTCAGAGCTTCCGGCAGCGGAGATAGGCAACTCCGACGAACTGAAAGTAGGGGAATTGGCGATAGCAATAGGGAACCCTGCGGGTCTTGAGTTTATGGGTTCTGTAACACAGGGAATAATCAGCGGATTAAACCGTGAGATTCAGGTTGGAAACGGAAAGACGCTGAAAGTTATTCAGACCGATGCGGCAATCAACCCCGGCAACAGCGGCGGGGCGCTGGTTAACTCAAAAGGACAGGTCATCGGTGTTAATACGGTAAAAATAAGTGGTTCAGAATATGAAGGGCTTGGATTTGCAATTCCGATTAACACTGCGATGGAAATTGCAAACAGCCTGATTTCGGACGGATATGTAAAAGGACGCCCGCAGCTTGGTGTTTCAATTGATACAAGATTTACCGAAGAATTGGCAAAAAGTTATAATGTTCCGGTGGGATTGCTGGTTGCAGACGTTTCGCCTTTAAGTGCGGCTTATAATGCCGGTATTAAAGCGGGAGACATAATAGTTGAATTTAACGGTGTTCCTGTAAAAACTTTCAGCGAACTGGAAAATGAAAAGAACAAGTATAAAGCCGGTGACACGGTAACGTTAAGAATTTACCGCATTAAGAACACCAATGCGAGAGGTCAATACGACGGAGAATACTTGGACATACAAGTAACTCTCGGTGAAGATAAGGGTAACTGA
- the rsmI gene encoding 16S rRNA (cytidine(1402)-2'-O)-methyltransferase, whose protein sequence is MLRPLLNERVVRMEEVKTGTLYLVATPIGNLEDITYRALKTLKEVDLIAAEDTRHSLKLLNHFEIKKPLISYFEHNKTKRGEEIIKHLLEGKNIALITDAGTPGISDPGEDLVRLAIENNINVTVIPGCTASVTALVLSGLPIRRFAFEGFLPHDKNERKKYLELLIDEGRTMVFYISPHNCLDVLKEMKEILGDRKGALCRELTKKYEEVIRGTLSEIIESLKSGNRMKGEMVLVIEGAPKKDDCEKEDWLSVSLDEHMNFYLSQGYDKKEAMKLVAKDRGITKREVYAQYMRKT, encoded by the coding sequence ATGCTTCGGCCATTATTGAATGAAAGGGTTGTAAGGATGGAAGAGGTAAAAACGGGAACGCTTTATCTGGTTGCCACACCCATTGGTAACCTGGAAGACATAACCTATCGGGCGCTGAAAACCCTTAAGGAAGTGGATTTGATAGCGGCGGAGGATACAAGGCATTCTTTGAAACTTCTGAATCATTTTGAAATAAAAAAACCGCTTATAAGTTATTTCGAGCATAATAAAACCAAACGAGGGGAGGAAATAATAAAACATCTTCTTGAGGGGAAAAACATAGCCCTTATAACCGATGCAGGAACACCTGGAATTTCCGATCCGGGTGAAGATTTGGTAAGGCTTGCAATAGAGAATAACATAAACGTAACGGTGATACCGGGATGTACGGCGTCGGTAACGGCTTTGGTACTGTCCGGTCTTCCAATCAGAAGGTTTGCCTTTGAGGGATTTTTGCCCCATGATAAAAACGAAAGGAAAAAATATCTGGAACTGCTTATTGATGAAGGACGGACAATGGTTTTTTATATATCCCCTCACAATTGCCTGGATGTATTGAAAGAAATGAAAGAGATTTTAGGGGACAGAAAAGGCGCCTTATGCAGGGAGCTTACAAAAAAATACGAAGAGGTAATCCGCGGAACCCTGTCGGAAATAATTGAAAGTCTCAAATCGGGTAACAGGATGAAAGGCGAAATGGTTCTGGTTATTGAAGGCGCGCCGAAAAAGGATGACTGCGAAAAAGAGGACTGGCTTTCGGTTAGTCTGGATGAGCATATGAATTTCTATCTCAGTCAGGGCTATGACAAAAAAGAAGCAATGAAACTGGTGGCAAAGGACAGGGGCATAACGAAAAGGGAAGTATATGCGCAATATATGCGGAAAACATAA
- a CDS encoding elongator complex protein 3 — protein sequence MSRHINIPIFIPHEGCPNDCAFCNQRKISGHVRAPSEGEVRKTIDEHLKTTQEGDRCEIAFFGGSFTGLPRHRQELYLGIARQYVKEGRAEGIRLSTRPDYINEEILAFLREYPVKVIELGIQSLDEEVLQKSNRNYSPEVALSACRLVKDYGFCLGVQTMLGLPGDTLEKSINTAKRLIELKPDMARIYPTLVIRDTALEQEYIGGKYIPLSLDEAVRWCSILVPMYENAGIKVIRVGLHAEELIRENEIVAGPVHPAFGALVYSKIWLDRITETIEKTSMHNKRKLIIHVAPSDVSLVTGQNRRNVDFLKENYRFSVVKVIGDQNSRNSFELEFRD from the coding sequence ATGAGCAGGCACATAAACATTCCCATTTTCATACCCCATGAGGGATGCCCGAATGATTGTGCGTTCTGCAATCAAAGAAAAATAAGCGGCCATGTCCGCGCACCTTCTGAAGGGGAAGTCAGAAAAACAATAGACGAGCATCTGAAAACGACACAGGAAGGGGACCGGTGTGAAATAGCCTTTTTCGGCGGAAGCTTTACCGGGCTTCCAAGGCACCGGCAGGAACTATACCTCGGCATTGCCCGCCAATATGTAAAGGAAGGCCGAGCAGAAGGGATTAGGCTTTCAACGCGGCCTGACTATATTAATGAAGAAATATTGGCGTTTTTAAGGGAATACCCGGTCAAAGTTATTGAACTGGGAATACAGAGCCTGGATGAAGAAGTACTGCAAAAAAGCAACAGAAATTATTCTCCTGAGGTTGCATTGTCCGCATGCAGGCTGGTTAAGGATTATGGCTTTTGCCTTGGAGTTCAGACAATGCTCGGGCTTCCGGGGGATACCCTTGAAAAGAGCATAAACACGGCAAAAAGGCTTATTGAGCTCAAGCCCGATATGGCAAGAATTTATCCAACATTGGTGATAAGAGACACCGCTTTGGAACAGGAATATATCGGCGGAAAATACATCCCGTTGTCGCTGGACGAGGCTGTTCGGTGGTGCAGTATACTTGTGCCCATGTATGAGAATGCCGGTATAAAAGTCATAAGGGTAGGGCTTCATGCCGAAGAGCTTATAAGGGAAAATGAGATAGTTGCAGGTCCGGTGCATCCCGCATTTGGCGCCCTTGTTTATTCAAAAATATGGCTGGACCGCATTACCGAAACAATTGAAAAAACGTCCATGCATAATAAAAGGAAGCTTATAATCCACGTGGCCCCTTCTGACGTATCACTGGTTACGGGCCAAAACAGAAGGAATGTTGATTTTCTGAAAGAAAATTACCGGTTTTCGGTTGTAAAGGTGATAGGGGATCAAAATTCCCGGAATTCCTTTGAGCTGGAATTCCGGGATTAG
- the coaW gene encoding type II pantothenate kinase — MILGIDIGGSTTKITGFKDNKIISPMMVRATDPVSSMYGAFGKFIAVNRLQLSDISFVMITGVGASYINERIYQIPTGKVEEFYAIGMGGLFLSGLSKAVIVSMGTGTAFVRAEKSGNVQHLGGTGVGGGTLLGLSNRMLNIRHFDDLIEMAKSGNLENVDLLIKDITIEKIEGLPPETTASNFGKISDLATKNDIALGIINVVFQTIGVMSIFAARTDQTQDIVLTGNLTNVPQSREIINGLSKLHPERFHIPEHAEYATALGAAIAYSSGGKYTEIK; from the coding sequence ATGATTCTTGGAATTGATATCGGAGGAAGTACGACAAAAATAACGGGTTTCAAGGATAACAAAATTATCAGCCCGATGATGGTGCGCGCAACCGACCCTGTTTCTTCCATGTACGGGGCGTTTGGCAAATTTATCGCTGTAAACCGCCTTCAGCTGTCGGACATTTCCTTCGTTATGATTACAGGTGTCGGAGCTTCATATATAAATGAGCGTATTTATCAAATCCCTACGGGAAAAGTGGAAGAGTTTTACGCTATAGGAATGGGCGGTCTTTTCCTGTCCGGCCTTTCAAAGGCTGTGATTGTAAGCATGGGAACGGGTACTGCCTTTGTAAGGGCGGAAAAAAGCGGCAACGTGCAACACCTTGGCGGCACCGGCGTAGGCGGCGGCACGCTGCTGGGGCTGTCAAACAGAATGCTCAATATCCGGCATTTTGACGATTTGATTGAAATGGCCAAAAGCGGAAATCTTGAAAATGTCGACTTGCTCATTAAGGATATTACTATTGAAAAAATTGAAGGATTACCCCCTGAAACAACGGCATCCAATTTCGGAAAAATAAGCGATCTTGCCACAAAAAACGATATTGCCCTTGGCATTATCAATGTGGTATTCCAGACGATTGGAGTAATGTCCATTTTTGCGGCGCGAACAGATCAGACCCAAGATATTGTTTTAACGGGAAACCTTACAAATGTCCCGCAATCCCGTGAAATTATCAACGGACTTTCTAAGCTCCATCCCGAAAGATTCCACATACCCGAACATGCCGAATACGCCACCGCGCTGGGAGCGGCAATAGCTTATTCGTCAGGCGGAAAATACACCGAAATAAAATAA
- a CDS encoding fumarate hydratase, whose amino-acid sequence MKEIHVDRITECVEKLCIDANYYLNPDIYNSMKTFLNAENSENGKTVLDILIKNADIARNEGIAICQDTGMAVVFLEVGQDVHIVGGNLYDAVNEGVRRGYRKGYLRASVVKHPLKRVNTGDNTPAVIYTEIVDGDKIRIDVAPKGFGSENMSAVKMLKPSDGIDGVRDFVIKTVSDAGPNPCPPVIVGVGIGGTMEKAALLSKKALLRPVGSSSADPDIAELERELLCSINRLGIGPGGLGGNTTALGVNIEVYPTHIAGLPVAVNIGCHATRHASAIIE is encoded by the coding sequence ATGAAGGAAATTCATGTGGACAGAATTACTGAATGTGTGGAAAAGCTTTGCATTGATGCGAATTATTATTTAAATCCCGACATTTACAATTCCATGAAAACCTTTCTGAACGCCGAAAATTCAGAAAACGGAAAAACGGTGCTGGATATACTTATAAAAAATGCCGATATAGCCAGAAACGAAGGAATTGCCATTTGTCAGGATACAGGTATGGCTGTTGTATTTCTTGAGGTCGGCCAGGATGTGCACATAGTCGGTGGTAACCTTTATGATGCCGTCAATGAGGGGGTGCGGCGCGGATACAGAAAAGGGTATTTAAGGGCATCAGTGGTTAAACATCCGCTTAAACGCGTAAATACCGGCGATAACACACCGGCGGTAATTTATACCGAAATTGTTGACGGCGATAAAATCAGAATTGACGTAGCCCCTAAAGGCTTTGGAAGTGAAAACATGAGTGCGGTGAAAATGCTCAAGCCTTCTGACGGAATTGACGGTGTCAGGGATTTTGTTATAAAAACGGTAAGCGACGCAGGCCCAAACCCATGCCCGCCGGTTATCGTAGGGGTGGGCATCGGCGGAACGATGGAAAAGGCAGCCCTTCTTTCAAAAAAGGCCTTGCTCAGGCCGGTCGGATCTTCATCCGCCGATCCCGATATCGCCGAACTTGAAAGGGAACTTCTTTGCAGTATAAACAGGCTGGGAATTGGCCCAGGCGGTCTTGGTGGGAATACCACGGCTCTGGGAGTCAATATTGAGGTTTATCCGACGCATATAGCCGGGCTTCCTGTGGCTGTAAACATAGGATGCCATGCCACAAGACATGCTTCGGCCATTATTGAATGA
- a CDS encoding ECF transporter S component, which yields MNNENAKSMFTVRKIAVTGVLSALSIVLNFTPLGYIYLPGLAVQITTMHLPVIIGAILEGPVAGAFIGLIFGLSSFYTAATSPLPIAFAFLNPLVSIVPRILIGVVAYYVYHAMDRILGDRRTAISIGTSAVLATTTNTVGVLGTIYLFYAKRYIEAMISMLGLPETTSPSYIFISAVPNYIAELIASVVICIPVVLAIRKIRN from the coding sequence ATGAATAACGAAAACGCAAAGTCAATGTTTACCGTTCGAAAGATCGCCGTTACAGGCGTACTTTCAGCGCTGTCCATCGTTCTTAATTTTACTCCGCTCGGGTATATCTATCTTCCCGGTCTTGCTGTTCAAATCACCACAATGCATTTGCCCGTAATAATTGGCGCGATATTGGAAGGGCCTGTTGCAGGGGCATTTATCGGTCTTATTTTCGGACTTTCAAGTTTTTACACTGCCGCCACTTCGCCGCTTCCTATAGCTTTTGCCTTTTTGAACCCTTTGGTTTCAATAGTGCCGAGAATTCTGATTGGTGTAGTGGCTTATTATGTTTATCATGCGATGGACAGGATACTGGGCGACAGGCGCACCGCAATATCAATCGGCACATCGGCGGTACTCGCCACCACAACAAACACCGTGGGTGTTTTGGGCACAATCTACCTTTTTTATGCGAAGCGGTACATTGAAGCTATGATATCAATGCTTGGTTTGCCCGAAACGACCAGCCCTTCATACATTTTTATATCCGCGGTGCCCAATTATATCGCTGAACTTATCGCTTCAGTGGTAATATGCATTCCGGTAGTGCTTGCCATTCGAAAAATACGGAATTAA
- a CDS encoding nucleoside recognition domain-containing protein → MLNYIWVGMIIVGIVCGLITGRMEQVTEAVIASSEEGVNLAILLTGVMCLWSGLMKIAQKSGMVNAITRATRDFFAGLFTGIPENHPATGAIVLSFTANLLGLGNAATPLGIKAMESLQTLNEKKDTATDDMILFMVINASCIQLIPTSVIVLRDAAGSVNPASIIPHVWISSLISTVTAILFYFIFRSFDKRRG, encoded by the coding sequence ATGCTTAACTATATCTGGGTGGGAATGATTATTGTCGGTATTGTCTGCGGGCTTATAACCGGAAGAATGGAACAGGTAACCGAAGCGGTAATTGCCAGTTCGGAAGAAGGTGTTAACCTTGCCATACTTCTTACAGGAGTTATGTGTCTTTGGTCGGGGCTTATGAAAATTGCACAGAAAAGCGGAATGGTAAATGCAATTACGAGAGCCACACGGGATTTTTTTGCAGGTCTTTTCACCGGTATTCCGGAAAACCATCCTGCGACAGGAGCAATTGTCCTTTCTTTTACCGCAAACCTTCTCGGCCTTGGAAATGCCGCCACACCCCTCGGTATTAAAGCCATGGAAAGCCTTCAAACCCTTAATGAAAAAAAGGATACCGCCACCGATGATATGATTTTGTTTATGGTTATAAATGCTTCATGTATTCAGCTTATTCCCACCAGCGTAATAGTTTTGAGGGATGCCGCAGGTTCGGTAAATCCCGCCTCGATAATTCCCCATGTATGGATTTCATCTTTAATATCAACGGTAACAGCCATTCTGTTCTATTTTATATTCAGGAGTTTTGACAAAAGGCGTGGTTAA
- a CDS encoding AbrB/MazE/SpoVT family DNA-binding domain-containing protein has protein sequence MKSTGIVRKVDELGRVVLPIELRRTLDIAEKDALEIYVDEESIILKKYEPACIFCDNAKGITVFKGKNICPDCLKELKNL, from the coding sequence ATGAAATCAACAGGCATAGTTAGAAAGGTTGACGAACTGGGTAGAGTTGTTTTGCCTATCGAGTTGAGAAGAACTCTCGACATCGCAGAAAAAGACGCTCTCGAAATATATGTGGACGAGGAGTCAATCATTCTGAAAAAATACGAGCCTGCTTGCATTTTCTGTGACAATGCAAAGGGCATCACCGTTTTCAAAGGCAAAAACATCTGTCCAGATTGTTTAAAGGAATTAAAGAATTTATAA
- a CDS encoding LysM peptidoglycan-binding domain-containing protein, with protein MNKKAKVFFAVLVLSSLVPTFANAATYTVVKGDSLYTLGQLFGTTSGTLMTRNGLKSTVIYPGQKLEVPATVYTVQKGDSLYLIAKKYGITLSALRKANGKWDDMIYVGQKLIIPGSASVTANSAASANNSAISYTQSDLDLLARLITAEANNQPYTAKVAVGAVVINRVKDSRFPNTIRGVIYEKSYGYYQFTPVQNGMINKPASQEALKAAYDALNGVDPTNGALYFFDKTATNKWLWSKPIALRAGDMIYAY; from the coding sequence ATGAATAAAAAAGCAAAAGTATTTTTTGCAGTGCTGGTATTATCATCTCTGGTTCCGACCTTTGCCAACGCTGCCACCTATACCGTGGTAAAAGGTGACTCACTCTATACATTAGGTCAGCTTTTCGGAACCACTTCAGGCACACTTATGACCCGGAACGGACTTAAAAGTACGGTAATTTACCCGGGTCAGAAGCTTGAAGTTCCTGCAACCGTTTATACGGTTCAGAAAGGTGATAGCCTATACCTGATTGCAAAAAAATACGGGATTACACTGAGCGCCTTGAGAAAGGCCAACGGCAAATGGGACGACATGATTTACGTGGGACAGAAGCTTATAATACCGGGATCGGCGTCAGTAACCGCTAACAGCGCCGCTTCAGCAAACAATAGTGCAATTTCGTATACCCAAAGCGATCTTGACCTGCTGGCAAGATTGATAACAGCCGAGGCAAACAATCAGCCATACACTGCGAAAGTGGCAGTTGGCGCAGTTGTTATAAACCGTGTGAAGGATTCCCGCTTTCCGAATACCATAAGGGGCGTTATATATGAGAAATCCTACGGATATTACCAGTTTACGCCGGTACAAAACGGGATGATAAACAAGCCGGCATCACAGGAAGCACTGAAGGCGGCGTATGATGCGTTAAACGGTGTCGATCCTACAAACGGAGCGTTATACTTTTTCGACAAAACCGCAACGAACAAATGGCTTTGGTCCAAACCCATTGCCTTAAGAGCAGGTGACATGATTTACGCATATTAA
- a CDS encoding response regulator transcription factor — protein MNNKTRILIVDDDINICQLLKLYLDKEGYENIAVHDGKQALEVFREFTPNLVILDIMLPGMDGWQVCREIRKFSNIPIIMLSARDETFDKVLGLELGADDYVAKPFEPKELIARIKAVLRRYDRVDNSQEQLIFPGLVVNKSNYTIRVHGKEMELPPKELELLYFLASNPNKVFTREQLLENVWGFDFYGDTRTVDVHVKRLREKLEPPDPHWQLKTVWGVGYKFEVK, from the coding sequence ATGAATAATAAAACCCGGATTCTGATTGTGGATGATGATATTAACATATGCCAGCTTTTAAAACTGTATCTTGACAAGGAAGGTTACGAAAACATTGCCGTACATGACGGAAAACAGGCTCTTGAAGTATTCAGGGAGTTTACGCCCAATCTTGTAATTCTTGACATAATGCTTCCCGGCATGGATGGATGGCAGGTATGCAGGGAGATACGCAAATTCAGTAATATACCTATAATTATGCTTTCCGCAAGGGATGAAACTTTCGACAAGGTGCTCGGGCTTGAACTGGGCGCAGACGACTATGTTGCGAAACCTTTTGAACCCAAGGAACTTATTGCAAGAATAAAAGCGGTATTAAGAAGATATGACAGGGTGGATAATTCACAGGAACAGCTAATTTTCCCCGGCCTTGTTGTTAATAAGTCTAATTACACCATCCGTGTTCACGGAAAGGAAATGGAGCTGCCGCCAAAGGAGCTGGAACTTCTTTATTTCCTTGCGTCCAACCCTAATAAGGTTTTTACAAGGGAGCAGCTGCTGGAAAATGTCTGGGGGTTTGACTTTTACGGGGATACCCGTACGGTGGATGTGCATGTGAAACGGCTCAGGGAAAAGCTTGAACCGCCTGATCCCCACTGGCAGCTGAAAACAGTTTGGGGTGTAGGCTATAAGTTTGAGGTGAAATGA
- a CDS encoding sensor histidine kinase, with amino-acid sequence MMFRSVFHKILAVFLVVLLLCFSIAAVFFNFAINKYVVEQRTQVLNVYGQKILSALDIVLKNRLDPMSSFIFQNLLEGFANNTSSLIWIADDRGYLFAYSSIPGEFANKLNMVRGIYQLPEQKQYAVSESDGVETEIGTFYGLFEDTGMKWLTVKIPFYFPDIRVDGRELRGNVLMHTPIPEIQKTGYTIFSLLIPAIFISLIISYILVYFLSKRIINPLKQMTDVAREISSGKWSTRIHLNGNDEIKVLADTFNQMLDNLENLEKMRRDFIANVSHELRTPMTSINGFIEGILDGTIPEDKQKYYLSIVKDEVKRLYRLVSDLLDIARMEAGEIKLNPAVFDVCEVIRLSVIQLQQFIESKNINFRASFEQEVMYVYADRDAIQRVLINLIHNAIKFTQENGNISVSVRNVKNKVEISVSDDGQGIPPEDIPFVFDRFHKADKSRSKDKTSVGLGLYIVKNLLNAHKENITVESELGKGTTFTFWLPAA; translated from the coding sequence ATGATGTTTCGATCGGTTTTTCACAAAATCCTTGCCGTGTTCCTGGTGGTACTGCTGCTGTGCTTTTCCATTGCAGCAGTATTTTTTAATTTTGCCATTAACAAATACGTAGTGGAACAGCGTACCCAGGTTCTAAACGTTTACGGCCAAAAGATTTTGTCCGCTCTTGACATTGTTTTAAAAAACAGGCTCGATCCCATGTCGTCATTTATATTTCAGAATCTGCTGGAGGGATTTGCCAACAACACATCGTCATTGATCTGGATAGCCGATGACAGAGGCTATCTTTTCGCTTATTCGTCCATTCCCGGCGAATTTGCGAATAAACTTAACATGGTAAGAGGTATATATCAGCTGCCTGAACAGAAACAATACGCAGTAAGTGAATCCGACGGTGTCGAAACCGAAATAGGGACATTCTACGGCTTGTTTGAGGATACCGGCATGAAATGGCTCACGGTCAAAATTCCCTTTTATTTCCCCGATATCAGGGTAGACGGAAGAGAGCTGAGGGGAAACGTTCTGATGCATACTCCGATACCCGAAATACAAAAGACCGGGTATACCATTTTTAGCCTTTTAATACCCGCAATTTTTATTTCACTGATTATTTCCTATATTTTGGTGTATTTTCTTTCGAAAAGAATAATAAATCCGTTGAAACAGATGACCGATGTGGCGCGGGAAATATCGTCGGGAAAATGGAGCACAAGGATACATCTTAACGGAAATGATGAAATAAAGGTTTTGGCGGACACGTTCAATCAGATGCTTGACAATCTGGAAAATCTTGAGAAAATGCGAAGAGATTTTATAGCTAACGTTTCCCATGAACTGCGTACCCCTATGACTTCAATAAACGGATTCATTGAAGGGATTCTTGACGGGACCATACCCGAAGATAAGCAGAAATATTATTTGAGTATTGTGAAGGATGAGGTAAAGCGTCTTTACCGGCTTGTAAGCGATTTACTTGACATTGCAAGGATGGAAGCGGGGGAAATAAAGCTTAATCCCGCAGTATTCGATGTATGCGAAGTGATAAGGCTTAGCGTTATTCAGCTTCAGCAGTTTATTGAAAGCAAAAACATAAATTTCAGGGCGAGTTTTGAGCAGGAAGTAATGTACGTTTACGCCGATAGGGATGCAATACAGAGAGTTTTAATCAACCTCATCCATAACGCCATTAAATTCACCCAGGAAAACGGAAATATTTCGGTGTCGGTACGAAACGTAAAAAACAAAGTCGAAATTTCTGTTTCGGATGACGGTCAGGGAATACCTCCCGAGGACATACCTTTTGTGTTTGACCGTTTCCATAAGGCGGACAAGTCAAGAAGCAAGGACAAAACAAGCGTGGGACTTGGGCTGTATATTGTAAAAAACCTTCTTAATGCCCATAAGGAGAATATAACCGTTGAAAGCGAACTGGGAAAGGGAACCACATTTACTTTCTGGCTTCCGGCGGCATGA
- a CDS encoding spore maturation protein, whose translation MTVFMSWISKSAIPALIIIILLSGIIKKVPVFDTFLEGAREGLETTVRILPVLVGIMLGIEILSSSGALDMIVHLLKPLAAFLKIPEEILPMAIIRPISGSASLGLLKKQLEEYGPDSLISRTLSVIMGSTETIFYTITVYYGAIGVKKTRYTLWVSLIAAFAGLISAVVVCRILQ comes from the coding sequence ATGACGGTTTTTATGAGCTGGATTTCGAAATCGGCCATTCCTGCACTGATAATAATAATCCTTCTTTCGGGAATTATTAAAAAAGTGCCTGTTTTTGATACATTTCTTGAAGGCGCCAGGGAAGGGCTTGAGACGACGGTAAGAATATTGCCCGTGCTTGTCGGGATTATGCTTGGTATTGAAATTTTAAGCAGCTCGGGGGCTCTTGACATGATTGTGCATCTGCTGAAACCGCTGGCGGCTTTTCTTAAAATACCAGAAGAAATTCTGCCAATGGCAATCATAAGACCCATATCGGGAAGCGCATCCCTCGGACTTTTAAAGAAGCAACTGGAAGAATACGGCCCTGATTCGTTAATAAGCAGAACTCTTTCGGTAATAATGGGTTCAACCGAGACGATTTTTTATACCATCACTGTTTATTATGGCGCAATAGGAGTAAAGAAAACAAGATATACTCTTTGGGTTTCACTTATCGCTGCTTTCGCCGGGCTGATTTCGGCGGTGGTGGTTTGTCGTATCCTTCAGTAG